ACAAGTCCGGTGCCTGGTACACCTACGAGGGGGAGCGCCTCGGGCAGGGTCGCGAGGCCGCGAAGGAGTTCCTGGCCTCCAACCCCGACCTCATGGACGAGATCGACCACAAGGTCCGTGTCGCCTGTGGTCTCGAGCTCGGGGACGAGCGCGTGGGCGAGCTCGTCGACGGCGCCGACGTCTCCGTCGATGAGCTCTCGTGAGCGACTCCGCCCTCTCGTGGTCGGTCGAGCTTCCCGTCCGCGGCGCATCCGCCGCGACGAGGGTGCGCCCTCGGGCAACTCTGTGTCTCCAGTCCGCGTCCCACGGGGAGGAGCGGCTCTCCGTCCCCGTGGCCGTGGGCAGGCGGCTCGACGCGCTCTCCCGTGACGGCTTTGCGCCCGCGTCCAGAGCCGAGCTTCTGCACCGCCTCGGCGAACTCTCCCGCCAGTGCGTCCATGCCCGCATGGAGGAGCTCGTGGGGAGGCGAGACTACTCGCGCATCGAGCTCTGCGACCGCCTCTCGTCCGACGGCTACCCGACCTCCGTCGTCGAGCAGGTTGTGTCCCGCGCATGTGAGGTCGGCCTCGTCGACGACGCCCGCTACGGCGCGGCGTTCGCGCGCTCCAAGATTCTCGCCGGCTGGGGGAGGCTCAGGATCGAGCGCGAGCTCTCGCGTCGCGGGGTAGACGTCTCCGAGGTCGCCGGGTGGCCCGAGGAGTTCTTCAATGCAGACGAAGAGCGCGAGCGCGCGCTCGCGCTCGCTTCCCGACGTCGTCTCTCCGGGAGGAACGACTATCAGAAGCTCGTTCGGTTCCTGTGCACGCGCGGCTTTGCGGCGAGCCTGGCAACCTCCGTCGCGCGCGAGGTCCTCGACTCCGCCCCGCATGAATGAGGTCGTACCCATACCGTTCTTCCTGCGGTTCATTTGACACGGAGCTTACATCGGCGCTAGGATGGAGATGCTCGTGGAGCGCATTCTCTCGCTGGCTCGCCAGCTGACCATTTTGTCTTCGGCACGTTTCGTTAGCTGTCAGAACCGCGTCTCGCGGCTGCGTCTTTGACTGCTGCTCCACGGCGGGTTCCGTCGCGCACACGCGCGCGGTCTCCTGAACAAGCCTGACCAGTGATTCTTGAGGAGCAGACATGACAGATCCGATTACCTTCGTGGTGGGGCTGGTGTGCCTCGTCGTCGGCGCAGCCCTCGTGTACTTCCTTCTCGCGGGGAAGAGTGGCTCGAAGCTTCGTGACGCGGAGGCCCAGCTCGCCTCCGCGCGCAGCGAGGCCGACCGCATCACCCAGGAGGCGGCCCGACAGGCGGAGAACGCCAAGAAGGAGGCCGTGCTCGAGGCCAAGGAGGAGATTCTCCAGCTCAGGCAGAACTCCGAGGCTGAGGAGAAGAAGCGCAAGAGCGAGCTCCAGTCGCTCGAGAACCGCATCATGCAGCGCGAGGAGTCCCTCGACCACAGAAACGACGCCCTCGACCGTCGAGAGCACCAGCTCTCGAGCCTCCAGGGGCAGCTCGACCGTCGCAAGAGCGATCTCGACGAGCTCGTCGAGCGTCAGTCCAGCGAGCTCGAGCGCATCGCCGGGCTCTCGGCGGACGAGGCGCACGAGGAGCTTCTCGCCCGCGTGCGCTCGGAGTCCGTGCGCGAGGAGGCGCAGATCCTGAGGGAGTCCGAGCAGCGCGTCCGCGCCCAGGCCGACAAGACCGCCCGCGAGATCGTCTCCACCGCCATCCAGCGCTGCGCCGCCGACCAGGCCGGCGAGATCACCGTCACCTCCGTTCACATCCCCTCTGACGACCTCAAGGGTCGCATCATCGGTCGCGAGGGGCGCAACATCCGCACCTTCGAGCAGGTCTCCGGCGTCTCGCTCGTGATCGACGACACCCCCGAGACCGTCGTCCTCTCGAGCTTCGACCCCGTGCGCCGCGAGACCGCGCGCGTCGCCCTCGAGAACCTCATCGCCGACGGCCGCATCCATCCCGCGCGCATCGAGGAGCTCTACAAGAAGGCCGAGGCGCTCGTCGCCGAGCGCGTGCGTGAGGCGGGCGAGCAGGCCGCCTTCGACGCCGGCATCCACGACCTCCACCCCGAGCTCGTCAAGACCCTCGGAGCCCTGCGCTACCGCACCTCCTTCGGCCAGAACGTGCTCTCCCACTCCGTGCAGGTCTCCGCGCTCTGCGGCATGATGGCCTCTGAGCTCGGGCTCGACGAGGCGCCCGCCAAGCGCGCCGGCCTGCTTCATGACCTCGGCAAGGCCATCGACCACGAGGTCGAGGGCCCGCACGCGGTGATCGGAGCCGACCTTGCCCGTCGTCACGGGGAGCGTCCCGAGATCGTCCACGCCATCGAGGCGCACCACGCCGACGTCGACCCCGACACCGTCCTCGACGTCCTCGTCCAGGCCGCCGACGCCATCTCCGCCGCGCGGCCGGGCGCTCGTCGCGAGTCCGCCGAGAACTACATCAAGCGTCTCGAGAAGCTCGAGGAGATCTCCAACGCGCACGAGGGCGTCGAGCGGACCTACGCCATGCAGGCGGGTCGCGAGCTTCACGTCATGGTCGAGCCCGAGAAGATCTCCGACGCCCAGGCCACGGTGCTCGCCCACGACATCGCCAAGCAGATCGAGGACGAGATGGAGTATCCCGGCCAGGTGCGCGTCGTCGTGATCCGCGAGTCCCGCGCCGTCGACGTGGCCAAGTAGGCACATGGGGGCCGATTCGGGGGCCCTCGCCGACTTCGTGTCGACGATGGGGGGAGACCGCGCCCTGCGCGTCGAGGAGAGCCTCGGCGAGGGCTTCGTCCGGCTCCGCGTCGCCGAGGCCGAGCGACGTCAGGCCAAGCATGACGTACGCTGCGTCGAGGACGCGCTCATCGAGATGCTCCGCAACGCCCGTGACGCCGGGGCGCGGCACATCTACGTCGCAACCGCGCGCGAGGGCGACCTGCGCGCCACCACGATGCTTGACGACGGCTCCGGCATTCCGGATGACATGCACGACCGCGTCTTCGAGGCGCGCGTGACCTCCAAGCTCGAGTCGGTCCACATGGACCGCTGGGGAATCCACGGTCGCGGCATGGCGCTGTTCTCCATACGCGAGAACGCGGTGAGCGCCGAGGTCGTCTCCTCCGCACCCGGCAAGGGAACCGCCCTGCGCGTCGTCACCGACGCGACCGTGCTCCCCGAGCGCGCCGACCAGTCGAGCTGGCCCACGGTCGGCGTCGATGACGACGGGCGCGAGGCCTGCGTCCGGGGACCGCACAACATCGTCCGGACCTGCTGTGAGTTTGCGCTGGAGGAGCGAGGTGCCTGCGAGGTCTATCTTGGGTCTCCCGCGGAGATCGTCGCCACGGCCCGCGCCCGCTCCGTCCAGTCTGTCGACGGCGCCGACCTCCTCTTCATCGACTC
Above is a genomic segment from Olsenella timonensis containing:
- a CDS encoding regulatory protein RecX, which translates into the protein MSDSALSWSVELPVRGASAATRVRPRATLCLQSASHGEERLSVPVAVGRRLDALSRDGFAPASRAELLHRLGELSRQCVHARMEELVGRRDYSRIELCDRLSSDGYPTSVVEQVVSRACEVGLVDDARYGAAFARSKILAGWGRLRIERELSRRGVDVSEVAGWPEEFFNADEERERALALASRRRLSGRNDYQKLVRFLCTRGFAASLATSVAREVLDSAPHE
- the rny gene encoding ribonuclease Y, producing the protein MTDPITFVVGLVCLVVGAALVYFLLAGKSGSKLRDAEAQLASARSEADRITQEAARQAENAKKEAVLEAKEEILQLRQNSEAEEKKRKSELQSLENRIMQREESLDHRNDALDRREHQLSSLQGQLDRRKSDLDELVERQSSELERIAGLSADEAHEELLARVRSESVREEAQILRESEQRVRAQADKTAREIVSTAIQRCAADQAGEITVTSVHIPSDDLKGRIIGREGRNIRTFEQVSGVSLVIDDTPETVVLSSFDPVRRETARVALENLIADGRIHPARIEELYKKAEALVAERVREAGEQAAFDAGIHDLHPELVKTLGALRYRTSFGQNVLSHSVQVSALCGMMASELGLDEAPAKRAGLLHDLGKAIDHEVEGPHAVIGADLARRHGERPEIVHAIEAHHADVDPDTVLDVLVQAADAISAARPGARRESAENYIKRLEKLEEISNAHEGVERTYAMQAGRELHVMVEPEKISDAQATVLAHDIAKQIEDEMEYPGQVRVVVIRESRAVDVAK
- a CDS encoding ATP-binding protein, which gives rise to MGADSGALADFVSTMGGDRALRVEESLGEGFVRLRVAEAERRQAKHDVRCVEDALIEMLRNARDAGARHIYVATAREGDLRATTMLDDGSGIPDDMHDRVFEARVTSKLESVHMDRWGIHGRGMALFSIRENAVSAEVVSSAPGKGTALRVVTDATVLPERADQSSWPTVGVDDDGREACVRGPHNIVRTCCEFALEERGACEVYLGSPAEIVATARARSVQSVDGADLLFIDSLDRLPVIERLRAAADARELREQAVSLGLEMSERTAHRIVSGQIKPLRSVVSRLTRSAAPHGDVAGEHDVDLVRDRRGLRVAPPDMEEFSRVMERDFSLLADRYYLSLSGEPRVRVSGSRVTVTFELAPSD